TATAAAATTTATCTAAAGGAGATGTTATGAAAAAGACTTTGAGTTGTGTTGCACTAGCCTCTGTGCTTTGCTCGAGCGCTTTTGCGATAGGCGGTCCAAGCGGGGCTAAACTTGACTACGCTATCACTGGAGCTATCGGCGAAGTAGTGGTAAATCCATACGATACTGCGCCACTTACAGCAGTCATCAAAAATGGCGGCTACACACTAAGCAACGCTAAGGTCACTATCGTGCCAAAACAAGGCGGTCAGGTGATAAGCTACAAAGTGGCTGACAAGCATCTTCGCACACATGGCGGCATCCCAGTTTTTGGCATGTATCCTGACTATCAAAACACCGTTGAAGTCGAGTATGACAAGAGCTACAAGGGCAAGACTGAGCATATAAAAGAGAGCTATAAAATTTACGCACCAGCTATCTACCTAGAGAGCGCTGGCACGCCAAATCAAAAGGGTGCGCTATTTGACAAGATCGAGGTTACTAAGCCAGCGAGCGCTAAATTTGCAAACCGCCTCTACTATGTAAATAATTTTGTAAATAAAACAGGCAAGGGCACAAAAGTCGTTTGGAACAACCCAGCTGGCGGTGCGATAGAGTGGAACTACAGTCCAAATAACTTCATCCTTGATACAAAAGGCGAGGTTAGATGGTATCTTGAGCCAAGTAAAATTTACGACCTAAAACAGCCATTTCACGCTGGCGTTATGATGGGCTTTAAGCAAAATGACGATGGTGCGATGACTTGGGGATACGGTCAAAGATATGCAAAATACGACATCATGGGTAGAGAAATTTTCAACCGCGAGCTACCAGCTAGCTACAACGACTTCTCTCACTCAATGGACGTAGCACAAAATGGACACTACTTCTTGCGTGTGGCAAATGCCGACTACAAAAGGGCTGATGGCAAAAACGTAAGAACAGTGCGCGACGTCATCGTTGAGCTTGACCGCGACGGCAACGTAGTTGATGACTTTAGACTATATGAGATCCTTGATCCTTACCGCGATATCGTGCTAAAAACACTTGATCAAGGCGCAGTTTGCTTAAATATAGACGCTAAGAAAGCAGGCCATACTGCAAGCTCTGATGAGCTTCAGTCTATGGATACGCATGATAAATGGGGCGACATAGTAGGAGCAGGTCCAGGACGCAACTGGGCGCACGTAAATAGCGTGGATTATGACCCAAGCGACGATAGCATCATCATCTCAAGCCGCCACCAAGACGCAGTTATAAAGATCGGCCGTGACAAACAAGTAAAATGGATCATGGGCGCTCACAAGGGTTGGAGCGATAAATTTAAAGATAAGCTTCTTCAGCCAGTTGATAGCAAAGGCAACAAGATCATCTGCGAAGATGAGTACTCAAAATGCCCAGGATACGAGAGCGACAAAGGTGGCTTTGACTGGCAATGGACGCAGCACACAGCATTTAGGATAGATAGCAAGTCTAAAAAGGGCGAAATTTATCTAAGTGTCTTTGACAACGGCGACACAAGAGGCATGGAGCAACCAGCCATCGCTGGCATGAAGTACTCTCGTGCTGTAGTTTATAAGATCGATGAGAACAA
This genomic stretch from Campylobacter concisus harbors:
- a CDS encoding aryl-sulfate sulfotransferase is translated as MKKTLSCVALASVLCSSAFAIGGPSGAKLDYAITGAIGEVVVNPYDTAPLTAVIKNGGYTLSNAKVTIVPKQGGQVISYKVADKHLRTHGGIPVFGMYPDYQNTVEVEYDKSYKGKTEHIKESYKIYAPAIYLESAGTPNQKGALFDKIEVTKPASAKFANRLYYVNNFVNKTGKGTKVVWNNPAGGAIEWNYSPNNFILDTKGEVRWYLEPSKIYDLKQPFHAGVMMGFKQNDDGAMTWGYGQRYAKYDIMGREIFNRELPASYNDFSHSMDVAQNGHYFLRVANADYKRADGKNVRTVRDVIVELDRDGNVVDDFRLYEILDPYRDIVLKTLDQGAVCLNIDAKKAGHTASSDELQSMDTHDKWGDIVGAGPGRNWAHVNSVDYDPSDDSIIISSRHQDAVIKIGRDKQVKWIMGAHKGWSDKFKDKLLQPVDSKGNKIICEDEYSKCPGYESDKGGFDWQWTQHTAFRIDSKSKKGEIYLSVFDNGDTRGMEQPAIAGMKYSRAVVYKIDENKKTVEQIWEYGKERGKEWYSSVTSLTQYQDDLDSVMVYSAVAGMQFDIAKGRPVGLPSPHIDEFEWGAKEPSIEIKMTNAMGYQAFPFSLQKAFEK